A single Vulcanisaeta distributa DSM 14429 DNA region contains:
- a CDS encoding Lsm family RNA-binding protein encodes MSLLADAARRFNAELLNMVNKEVRVTTSTGTTYQGMLVGIDSSLNIMLVDAVNNKNERFSRVLIMSHAIVDIVLVQEFVDLREFARYIDKYFPGMVKYIEEANVVQVGNVKVTTAGVEGSGPLAKRVKELFDEFMSKRRA; translated from the coding sequence ATGTCGTTACTCGCTGATGCAGCCAGGAGGTTTAATGCGGAATTACTTAACATGGTTAATAAGGAGGTTAGGGTGACCACGAGCACGGGCACGACATATCAGGGAATGCTCGTCGGCATTGACAGCTCGTTAAATATAATGCTTGTGGATGCCGTCAACAATAAGAATGAGAGGTTCTCACGGGTCTTAATAATGAGCCACGCCATAGTAGATATAGTGCTTGTCCAGGAGTTTGTGGATCTTAGGGAGTTCGCTAGATATATAGATAAGTATTTCCCCGGCATGGTTAAGTACATTGAGGAGGCAAACGTGGTTCAGGTTGGTAATGTTAAGGTGACCACAGCCGGTGTTGAGGGTTCAGGACCATTGGCTAAGCGTGTTAAGGAGTTATTTGATGAGTTTATGTCTAAACGAAGGGCCTAA
- a CDS encoding 2-(3-amino-3-carboxypropyl)histidine synthase subunit 1/2 has translation MDYSNDLTELLGAYLVPLKGIEEILSKGDKGSKLLVETPLGFKNVGLEVVRYLNNKGYRAYLSGQNVWGACDFSVVGDYQYVIHLGHALPPNIFRIISSNFRLRRSEFNDVIIVEIENGPTVLFSAIYYEPKPELLSKAKDALSNFIRSGINPFIAYSLPYKLYAHEIAKILNAPIAPGPITGCFIQFPIPNTILFIGSGYFYPLTFKLLRPQTTVYLFDVFRSVIENVDNVYRRYLAMKVKAIQDFDNARSVGIIISRKPGQYRPDLIEALINRLRRLGKEFVIIDLNEVSPDYVNNLPADAVVNTACPRIGIDDLDRFTKPVVNAGDVLKVNSRDLSNLLVW, from the coding sequence GTGGATTATAGCAATGATTTAACGGAATTATTAGGTGCATACTTAGTACCACTTAAGGGAATTGAGGAAATATTAAGTAAGGGTGATAAGGGCAGTAAGTTACTGGTCGAAACTCCCCTTGGATTTAAGAATGTTGGGCTAGAGGTTGTACGGTATCTAAATAATAAGGGCTATAGGGCATATTTAAGCGGTCAGAATGTTTGGGGAGCCTGTGATTTCTCGGTGGTGGGTGATTATCAATACGTAATTCACCTAGGCCATGCCTTACCACCCAATATTTTTCGTATAATAAGTAGTAATTTTAGGTTAAGGAGGAGTGAATTTAATGATGTTATTATCGTTGAAATTGAGAATGGACCCACGGTGCTATTCTCGGCTATTTACTACGAACCAAAGCCTGAATTATTAAGTAAGGCTAAGGATGCCCTTAGTAATTTCATTAGGTCAGGCATTAATCCTTTCATAGCATATTCATTACCGTATAAGTTATATGCCCATGAAATTGCTAAGATACTTAACGCACCAATAGCGCCTGGCCCCATAACTGGTTGCTTCATACAATTTCCAATACCGAACACGATCCTATTCATAGGCTCTGGGTACTTTTACCCATTAACGTTTAAGTTACTAAGGCCTCAAACCACCGTATACCTATTCGACGTTTTTAGGAGTGTGATTGAGAATGTAGATAATGTATACCGCAGGTACTTGGCTATGAAGGTTAAGGCAATTCAGGATTTCGATAATGCGAGGTCCGTGGGTATCATCATCTCAAGAAAGCCTGGCCAATATAGGCCTGACTTAATTGAGGCGTTGATTAATAGGTTAAGGAGGTTGGGTAAGGAATTCGTAATTATTGATTTGAATGAGGTCTCGCCTGACTATGTTAATAACTTGCCTGCGGATGCCGTGGTAAATACGGCATGTCCGAGGATTGGCATTGACGATCTTGATAGGTTTACGAAGCCTGTCGTTAATGCTGGTGATGTCCTTAAGGTGAATTCACGTGATTTGAGTAATTTATTGGTGTGGTGA
- a CDS encoding ERCC4 domain-containing protein, with product MDCVVIVDSREYETAEEVVKWIKRLGCNVIPRKLDIGDYVLPNNVGVERKRAMDFISSIVDGRLFEQSRELLRAFDRAYIIIEGDLWRAINRRDVHRHSVLGALSTLIDMGIRILYTPDEEGTAYVLKSLAEKAGSRGIKTIPIKRSETIRDAQIQFLSSLPGIGPKRAEALLKAFGTPLDALNNLGQWTRRVDNINEGIVSIVRKVLTTKYGDEENGTVIPIDEAIKEMSEGKSDTDNRENKKVGDSINNRRNITDFLGDK from the coding sequence GTGGATTGCGTTGTAATAGTCGATTCGCGTGAGTACGAAACAGCTGAGGAGGTCGTTAAATGGATTAAGAGGTTAGGCTGTAATGTCATTCCTCGTAAACTCGACATTGGCGATTACGTATTACCTAATAATGTTGGTGTTGAGCGTAAGAGGGCCATGGACTTCATATCGTCAATAGTTGATGGCAGATTATTTGAGCAGAGCAGGGAATTACTCCGTGCATTCGATAGGGCCTACATAATTATTGAGGGCGATTTATGGAGGGCCATTAATAGGAGGGATGTACATAGGCACTCAGTACTTGGCGCATTGAGTACGTTAATTGACATGGGTATTAGGATCCTGTACACGCCTGATGAGGAGGGTACGGCTTATGTCCTGAAGTCCTTGGCAGAGAAGGCGGGAAGTAGGGGTATCAAGACAATACCTATTAAGAGAAGCGAAACGATTAGGGATGCTCAGATTCAATTCCTATCATCATTGCCTGGCATAGGTCCAAAGAGGGCTGAGGCATTATTGAAAGCCTTTGGAACTCCACTCGACGCACTGAATAATTTAGGGCAGTGGACCAGGAGGGTTGATAATATTAATGAGGGCATAGTTAGCATTGTTAGGAAGGTATTAACTACGAAGTATGGTGACGAAGAAAATGGCACAGTCATTCCAATAGACGAGGCCATTAAGGAAATGAGTGAGGGTAAAAGCGATACCGATAATAGAGAGAATAAAAAGGTTGGAGATAGTATTAATAATAGGCGCAATATAACGGATTTCCTCGGTGATAAATAA
- a CDS encoding DMT family transporter — protein sequence MAIRYYIILAVAVTAISWASILILLSGAQPIAVAFWRTAIAAAVLSPLLIIERKNNAYAPSINELTLMVVSGIALATHFMTWIESLYLTTVAASTTLVSTYPIFTLAMGRLIGERVGKRSIIGTLTAFLGIVLITVPEFYVNTKALIGDLLALAGAVSGAVYFLIGRFIRVKASLATYTVPVYSVSAVTTLIVGLIMHTRFWPYPLYTWFYISMIVLGPMLLGHTLLNYSLRYSRAITVTTSTLGEPIGASLLAFAIFHQVPQALTIVGIVITLLGIYMVVSEEVHGGT from the coding sequence ATGGCAATTAGGTACTACATAATACTTGCGGTGGCGGTGACGGCAATATCCTGGGCATCAATATTAATACTACTGTCTGGCGCCCAACCAATAGCCGTGGCCTTTTGGAGGACTGCGATAGCTGCAGCAGTATTATCGCCACTACTTATAATTGAAAGAAAGAATAACGCCTATGCGCCATCAATTAATGAACTGACACTAATGGTAGTTAGCGGTATTGCATTGGCGACGCACTTCATGACCTGGATTGAGAGCCTATACCTAACCACGGTAGCCGCAAGCACCACGCTGGTCTCAACATACCCAATATTCACATTGGCAATGGGTAGATTAATAGGTGAGAGGGTTGGCAAGCGATCAATAATAGGCACCTTAACCGCCTTCCTAGGCATTGTATTAATTACAGTACCTGAATTTTACGTGAACACAAAGGCCCTAATCGGTGATCTACTCGCGTTGGCTGGTGCCGTGTCTGGTGCTGTGTATTTCCTAATCGGTAGGTTCATCAGGGTTAAAGCATCTTTGGCGACATATACCGTGCCTGTTTACAGCGTTTCAGCAGTAACGACGTTAATTGTTGGCTTAATAATGCACACTAGGTTCTGGCCCTATCCACTGTATACCTGGTTCTACATATCAATGATCGTACTTGGCCCAATGCTACTTGGTCATACATTATTGAATTACTCCCTTAGGTATTCAAGGGCCATAACCGTAACCACATCGACATTGGGAGAGCCAATTGGTGCCTCATTACTTGCATTCGCGATATTTCACCAGGTTCCTCAGGCATTAACCATAGTTGGTATTGTCATCACACTACTTGGTATTTACATGGTTGTTTCTGAGGAGGTTCATGGAGGGACTTAA
- the speD gene encoding adenosylmethionine decarboxylase — MSTTSQLEYERLNGVIGKHVYGNLYGVDPNILSDEKFLRSLVIKAAEIANVHLVEVKSWKFINGDKEGVSVLALVVESHIAIHTWPVYRFATVDVYTCGDHSMPDKAFNYIVSVLKPRRYIVNYADRSSE; from the coding sequence ATGTCTACAACATCCCAATTGGAGTACGAAAGGTTAAATGGGGTGATCGGTAAGCACGTGTATGGTAATTTATACGGGGTTGACCCGAACATTCTAAGTGATGAGAAATTCCTACGGTCATTGGTAATAAAGGCTGCCGAGATAGCCAATGTCCACTTAGTCGAAGTCAAGTCATGGAAGTTCATAAATGGTGATAAGGAGGGGGTGAGCGTGTTGGCGTTAGTTGTGGAGAGCCACATAGCAATACACACATGGCCAGTCTATAGGTTTGCCACGGTTGACGTATACACGTGTGGTGATCACAGCATGCCCGATAAGGCATTTAATTACATCGTTAGTGTCCTTAAGCCGAGGAGGTACATTGTTAATTATGCAGATAGATCAAGCGAGTAA
- a CDS encoding phosphoribosyltransferase — protein sequence MVKVPIRLVSWDEIAEWARVLSMKIKDSGWLPDIVVAIARGGYAPARLVCDYLGITDLISLQVVHWPSTAQVAEKAYIKYPLSVDLSGKKVLVIDDIVDTGDSIQLAKEHIERNNKNVEVRTAALQWISTVAKFKPDYWAIEVRDWTWFVYPWNITEDTTNFIRRVLTEESKGGKREWTLNEIINKLVDWYGDEILKVKVTYIDLALRNLEKQGIITRTYKDSVEHIVLKA from the coding sequence GTGGTTAAGGTACCAATAAGGCTTGTTAGTTGGGATGAAATAGCCGAGTGGGCTAGGGTATTATCAATGAAAATAAAGGATTCAGGTTGGTTACCGGATATCGTAGTTGCAATAGCCAGGGGTGGTTATGCACCGGCCAGGCTCGTCTGCGATTACTTAGGCATTACCGACTTAATAAGTCTCCAGGTTGTTCATTGGCCATCAACAGCCCAGGTCGCTGAGAAGGCATACATTAAGTACCCCTTATCCGTTGATCTAAGCGGTAAGAAGGTTCTTGTGATAGATGACATAGTTGATACTGGGGACTCTATACAATTAGCTAAGGAGCACATAGAACGTAATAACAAAAACGTAGAGGTAAGGACAGCAGCCCTTCAGTGGATATCGACGGTTGCCAAGTTTAAGCCTGATTATTGGGCTATTGAGGTTAGGGATTGGACGTGGTTTGTCTATCCGTGGAATATCACCGAAGACACTACGAACTTCATAAGGAGGGTACTTACCGAGGAGTCTAAGGGTGGTAAGAGGGAGTGGACTTTGAATGAGATAATTAATAAGTTGGTTGATTGGTATGGCGATGAGATCCTCAAGGTTAAGGTCACCTACATAGACCTGGCACTGAGGAATCTGGAGAAGCAGGGTATAATCACTAGGACTTATAAGGATAGTGTTGAGCACATAGTGCTTAAGGCGTGA
- a CDS encoding TFIIB-type zinc ribbon-containing protein, which produces MQCPYCGSSRIIERDGQYVCMDCGTVAGSVYVYDTYTQSSPLIDGEEIDLTPIWKSIEKSVRKSGEVKLSVYRRLRAINELFRVRRESYSMYRAYDCMLFIARTFGISDEYIEEAKLIFKKILANKDLSSATYYEAAIAAILHVILSHNLPISTKQVINTCRSNGHKLTFEAIRDSLAIVGVRYSLKDRILSHIKSGLIKLFGDSWVTIYPEAEKFLNSLKKSIIQSRSPPILAAAIIYCVSKRLGHRFRVEDVAKAVQVSPYTLRDYARKLCPN; this is translated from the coding sequence ATGCAATGCCCCTACTGTGGAAGTTCAAGAATAATTGAGAGGGATGGACAATATGTATGTATGGATTGCGGCACTGTGGCTGGTTCTGTGTACGTTTACGATACGTATACACAATCATCACCCTTAATAGATGGAGAAGAGATTGACTTAACACCAATATGGAAATCCATTGAGAAGAGCGTGAGAAAAAGTGGCGAGGTGAAACTTAGTGTCTATAGGAGGTTGAGGGCGATAAATGAGTTGTTCAGGGTAAGACGTGAGAGTTATTCAATGTATAGGGCTTATGACTGTATGTTGTTCATAGCAAGAACCTTCGGCATTAGTGATGAGTATATTGAGGAGGCTAAGCTCATTTTTAAGAAGATCCTGGCAAATAAGGATCTTTCATCGGCAACATATTACGAGGCAGCAATTGCCGCAATACTACATGTGATATTATCACATAACCTGCCCATAAGTACTAAGCAAGTGATAAACACGTGTAGGTCAAATGGCCATAAACTAACCTTTGAAGCGATAAGGGATTCCCTAGCCATTGTTGGAGTCAGGTATAGCCTGAAGGATAGGATTTTATCGCATATAAAGTCAGGACTTATTAAATTATTTGGTGATTCCTGGGTCACGATCTACCCTGAGGCTGAAAAATTCCTGAACTCATTGAAGAAATCCATTATTCAGTCAAGAAGCCCACCTATACTTGCCGCTGCCATTATTTATTGCGTGAGTAAGAGGCTTGGTCATAGGTTTAGGGTTGAGGATGTGGCTAAGGCCGTACAGGTTAGCCCATATACCCTGAGGGATTACGCACGTAAGTTATGCCCTAATTAG
- the thsB gene encoding thermosome subunit beta: MSSGTQAYLAQIGGVPVLVLKEGTQRAFGKEAMRINIMVAKAVAEVMKSTLGPKGMDKMLIDSLGDITITNDGATILDEMDVQHPIGKLLVEIAKTQDDEVGDGTTTAVILAGALLEEAEKLLDKNIHPTVVVSGFKKALDVATEHLRKIAVPVKRDDVATLKKVASTAMHGKISETVKDYFAELAVKAMLQVAEERNGKWIADLDNVQIVKKHGGALEDTQLVYGIVIDKEVVHAAMPKRVVNAKIALLDAPLEVEKPEIDAEIRINDPNQIRAFLEEEENILKSYVDKFKALGVNAVFTTKGIDDMAQYYLAKAGILAVRRVKRSDIEKLVRATGGRLVTNIEDMTEADLGFAGLVEERRVGDEKMVFVEQCKNPKAVSILIRGGFERLVDEAERNLTDALSVVSDVIEEPYVLPGGGAPEMEVAKVVRQFAAKVGGREQYAVEAFANAVEVIPKTLAENAGLDAVDVLTELRHIHESKEDGWKYGINAFTGKVADMWSIDVIEPLTVKLQALKAAVEAATMVLRIDEIIAASKIESEKKEEKKEGEESKSESSSSSLD, from the coding sequence ATGAGCAGCGGTACACAGGCATATCTAGCACAGATCGGCGGTGTGCCAGTACTGGTATTGAAAGAGGGAACTCAAAGGGCCTTTGGTAAGGAGGCAATGAGAATAAACATAATGGTTGCCAAGGCTGTCGCTGAGGTTATGAAGTCGACACTCGGTCCTAAGGGCATGGATAAGATGCTCATTGACAGCCTTGGTGACATAACAATAACAAATGATGGAGCAACAATACTTGATGAGATGGATGTACAGCACCCAATTGGTAAGTTACTTGTTGAGATTGCTAAGACTCAGGATGATGAGGTTGGTGATGGAACAACAACAGCCGTAATACTAGCCGGCGCATTACTTGAGGAGGCGGAGAAATTGCTTGATAAGAATATACACCCAACAGTCGTTGTTTCAGGATTTAAGAAGGCACTTGATGTTGCAACGGAGCACTTAAGGAAGATCGCAGTCCCTGTGAAGAGGGATGATGTTGCAACGCTTAAGAAGGTAGCATCCACGGCAATGCACGGAAAGATTAGTGAGACGGTTAAGGACTACTTCGCCGAGCTCGCCGTTAAGGCCATGTTACAGGTAGCTGAGGAGAGGAATGGAAAGTGGATTGCCGACCTGGATAATGTGCAGATTGTTAAGAAGCACGGTGGCGCCCTTGAGGATACGCAGCTGGTCTATGGTATTGTGATTGATAAGGAGGTTGTCCACGCAGCCATGCCCAAGAGGGTTGTTAATGCAAAGATCGCCTTACTTGATGCACCGCTTGAGGTTGAGAAGCCAGAGATCGATGCGGAGATTAGGATTAACGACCCCAACCAAATAAGGGCGTTCCTTGAGGAGGAGGAGAACATACTGAAGTCCTACGTTGACAAATTCAAGGCACTTGGGGTAAATGCCGTCTTCACGACGAAGGGCATTGACGACATGGCTCAGTACTACCTGGCAAAGGCTGGCATCCTAGCTGTTAGGAGGGTTAAGAGGAGTGACATTGAGAAGTTAGTAAGAGCAACCGGTGGTAGGCTAGTGACTAATATTGAGGATATGACGGAGGCAGACCTAGGCTTTGCAGGTCTTGTTGAGGAGAGGAGGGTTGGAGATGAGAAGATGGTCTTTGTTGAGCAGTGCAAGAACCCGAAGGCAGTAAGTATATTGATTAGGGGTGGCTTCGAGAGACTCGTTGACGAGGCCGAGAGGAACCTAACCGATGCGCTCAGCGTGGTTTCTGACGTCATTGAGGAGCCCTATGTACTACCTGGCGGTGGAGCACCGGAGATGGAGGTTGCCAAGGTCGTTAGGCAATTCGCGGCTAAGGTTGGCGGCAGGGAACAGTACGCGGTGGAGGCCTTTGCAAATGCTGTTGAGGTAATACCAAAGACACTAGCCGAGAATGCAGGTCTTGACGCAGTTGACGTATTAACAGAGCTAAGGCACATACATGAGAGTAAGGAGGATGGCTGGAAGTACGGTATTAACGCCTTCACGGGCAAGGTTGCCGATATGTGGTCCATTGACGTAATAGAACCATTAACCGTTAAGTTACAGGCATTGAAGGCTGCCGTTGAGGCCGCCACAATGGTACTGAGGATTGATGAGATAATTGCCGCTAGCAAGATTGAGAGTGAGAAGAAGGAGGAGAAGAAAGAGGGCGAGGAGAGCAAGAGCGAGAGTTCCTCAAGTTCACTTGATTAA
- the nucS gene encoding endonuclease NucS, with protein MDITSFMNREATPDLEYLVDPSPTEALRLINLRKSTHVILIYGDMTAFYEGRAKSQLEDLMPRLVISKPDGTFMVHESNKEKPRLWNPPPSTLYASINLGVLTLRSVRASPREVVMVEIPVIRFVSAVRLGITLNYRVFGTEEDLVNAIVSNPSIVEDGLQIIAREYHTIVGDIDLLGKDSKGNLVVIECKRSQAGPEAVNQLKRYVEHLSQKESKNVRGILVAPSISSAAYHYLRQYGLEFRRVEPKSLI; from the coding sequence ATGGATATCACGAGCTTCATGAATAGGGAAGCGACGCCGGACCTCGAATACCTGGTTGACCCATCACCAACCGAGGCTCTTCGACTCATAAATCTTAGGAAGAGTACCCACGTAATACTCATTTATGGAGACATGACTGCGTTTTACGAAGGTAGGGCAAAGTCGCAACTTGAGGATTTAATGCCTAGGTTGGTCATATCGAAGCCTGATGGGACGTTCATGGTTCATGAATCTAATAAGGAGAAACCCAGGCTTTGGAATCCACCACCATCTACGCTATATGCCTCAATAAATCTCGGCGTACTAACACTCAGGAGTGTTAGGGCAAGCCCTAGGGAGGTGGTTATGGTGGAGATACCTGTGATTAGGTTCGTTAGCGCTGTGAGGCTTGGTATTACGTTGAATTACAGGGTCTTTGGTACTGAGGAGGACTTAGTAAATGCCATAGTAAGTAACCCAAGTATTGTTGAGGATGGACTACAAATAATCGCCAGGGAGTACCATACGATTGTTGGCGATATAGACCTACTGGGTAAGGACTCCAAGGGCAACCTTGTGGTTATTGAATGCAAGAGGAGCCAGGCAGGTCCAGAGGCTGTTAATCAACTTAAGCGTTACGTAGAGCACTTAAGTCAAAAGGAGAGCAAAAACGTTAGGGGTATACTCGTTGCACCCTCAATATCGTCCGCAGCCTACCACTACTTAAGGCAGTACGGACTTGAGTTTAGGCGTGTTGAACCAAAGAGCTTAATTTAG
- a CDS encoding RNA methyltransferase: MNASVPYVPTPRDVAIEMLKLANVRPGEVVVDPGAGECGIIILAVTMFNAVGIGIEINPALVRSCIESFERMGLRGKAYIVWGDLFDFDYSIADVVTLYLGSDVNEKLRPKLSRELKRGSRVVSHDFEVPGWRPISTIDVNGPFRTHRIYLYII; encoded by the coding sequence ATGAATGCGTCCGTGCCCTATGTGCCTACACCACGTGACGTTGCCATTGAAATGCTTAAGTTAGCAAATGTGAGGCCTGGGGAGGTCGTTGTAGACCCAGGCGCTGGTGAATGCGGTATCATTATATTGGCGGTTACGATGTTCAATGCCGTTGGAATAGGTATTGAGATTAACCCAGCCCTGGTCAGGTCCTGCATTGAGTCCTTTGAGAGAATGGGATTGAGGGGTAAGGCATATATCGTATGGGGTGACCTATTTGACTTTGATTATTCAATAGCCGACGTCGTGACATTGTACTTAGGCAGTGATGTTAATGAGAAGTTAAGGCCTAAATTAAGTAGGGAGCTTAAGCGTGGATCCCGTGTAGTTAGCCATGATTTTGAGGTGCCTGGCTGGCGGCCTATAAGTACTATCGATGTTAATGGACCATTTAGAACACACAGAATTTATTTATATATCATTTAA
- a CDS encoding ATPase, T2SS/T4P/T4SS family produces MRILTSSLSITDGKESLLTRLVISHQVLNCIKCPLIGKCDFTRNLSNMAMEGRVDVDAIEALSTCELANLRSLLNAIRKSGDNKEFINRLLNLLIKGSVKSHLRIELLKEGSVITMDDFSLVVDNAKSMINKSIALSFNLIIKDSECTVELHKVSNDYLDYLIELVSRVVPNNEYSLSSLLLSREKFLSLFIKDPMLRSSLVLASLGLGDLAPVILDQEVEDIFITQDSIYINHSKHGICRVVNADAQAIAKQFLKIANISGVRVSVDNPSGKFSIMISNKRLRISVDRWPLVEGLSVHVRLHKKPFTINELINSGSISTEEAGKLIVALRNGFSILIMGPPSSGKTTLLNALDMALPLNLRRIYIDETDESLELPTPSIKIKSIIGKTEEVLKSLHRGYGVLIIGELRDRDHFEALIHGVNAGLQVLGTTHADSSEALMNRLRAFSLSELIDLSKFVLVSMERVGSVRRVKSITYPKSFNPGQQEVSAVVSVITRLNRVINDDYVEYSIQLNKLLSNGGGNEPK; encoded by the coding sequence ATGAGAATCCTCACATCCTCACTAAGCATAACTGATGGCAAGGAATCACTATTGACTAGATTAGTGATCTCTCATCAAGTCCTGAACTGCATTAAATGCCCATTAATTGGTAAGTGCGATTTCACGAGGAATCTTTCAAACATGGCCATGGAGGGTAGGGTTGATGTTGACGCAATCGAAGCATTAAGTACCTGCGAGCTGGCAAATTTAAGATCTCTGCTTAATGCCATACGTAAGTCAGGCGATAATAAGGAGTTCATAAATAGACTCCTTAACTTACTAATTAAGGGTAGTGTTAAGTCTCATTTAAGAATAGAATTGCTTAAGGAGGGCTCTGTCATTACAATGGACGATTTCTCATTAGTAGTTGATAATGCTAAATCAATGATTAATAAATCCATTGCCCTATCTTTCAATCTCATAATCAAGGATAGCGAATGCACGGTGGAACTTCATAAGGTCAGCAATGATTATTTAGATTACCTAATTGAATTAGTGAGTAGGGTTGTTCCTAATAATGAGTATTCCCTATCATCGTTGCTATTATCGAGGGAGAAATTCCTATCCCTATTCATTAAAGATCCCATGCTTAGGTCATCATTAGTATTAGCTAGTTTAGGCTTGGGTGACTTAGCGCCGGTAATCCTGGATCAGGAGGTTGAGGATATATTCATAACCCAGGACTCCATATACATTAACCACAGCAAGCATGGTATCTGCAGGGTTGTTAATGCTGACGCTCAAGCAATTGCGAAGCAGTTTCTTAAGATTGCGAACATAAGTGGTGTTAGGGTTTCTGTGGACAACCCAAGTGGTAAGTTCTCGATTATGATAAGTAACAAGAGACTTAGAATTTCTGTGGATAGGTGGCCCTTGGTTGAGGGTTTGTCCGTGCATGTTAGGCTTCATAAAAAGCCGTTCACAATTAATGAATTAATAAATTCAGGCTCGATAAGTACTGAAGAAGCAGGTAAATTAATCGTGGCATTACGCAATGGGTTTAGCATCTTAATAATGGGTCCACCATCAAGCGGCAAAACAACACTATTAAATGCACTGGATATGGCGCTACCTCTGAACTTGAGGAGGATCTACATTGATGAGACGGATGAATCCCTGGAACTACCGACACCAAGTATTAAAATTAAGTCAATAATTGGCAAGACTGAGGAGGTACTTAAGTCACTACATAGGGGTTATGGTGTATTAATCATTGGTGAATTGAGGGATAGGGACCATTTCGAGGCTTTAATTCACGGTGTTAATGCAGGTCTCCAGGTATTAGGCACTACACATGCAGATAGTAGTGAGGCGCTGATGAATAGGTTAAGGGCCTTCTCATTAAGTGAATTAATCGACCTTAGTAAATTCGTGTTGGTATCCATGGAAAGGGTTGGTTCGGTACGTAGGGTTAAGTCCATTACTTATCCGAAGAGCTTCAATCCAGGACAGCAGGAAGTCAGTGCCGTAGTTAGTGTAATAACGAGGTTGAACCGCGTTATTAATGACGACTATGTTGAGTATTCAATTCAATTAAACAAATTATTGAGTAATGGTGGTGGCAATGAGCCTAAATGA
- a CDS encoding histone family protein: MPELPLAPIDRIFHKAGAERVGEDAIQALRDILEYIAFDIASKSIELARHAGRKTVTADDVKTAIRILRCIPAPTS, encoded by the coding sequence ATGCCGGAATTACCACTGGCACCAATAGATAGAATTTTCCATAAGGCGGGTGCTGAAAGGGTTGGTGAAGATGCAATACAAGCATTGAGAGATATCCTTGAGTATATTGCGTTTGATATAGCATCAAAGAGCATAGAATTAGCGAGACATGCTGGAAGAAAGACAGTAACAGCTGACGATGTTAAAACAGCAATTAGAATTCTCAGATGTATACCTGCGCCAACATCATAA